From a region of the Bermanella marisrubri genome:
- a CDS encoding GGDEF domain-containing protein has translation MNWITLHQRKITVLLLLVMALITINSQLGIAKEWSEIDWWDVVGEGGSAIAAGLWMTFILLSRPKGRVTDLLWCGLACLFLALFQDFLDELYGNPHPQHWNGWIESGFMPLGIIILSLGLLHWHKEQQALNRQLQKREGYVRQYHTIDELTQLSQAEFIKDVLATQSIQNSQQTIVMLDICEFNNFNRHYGFDAGDKLLQQVTDLLLIGIPDTAILCRYAGDRFALILPNTNPEDAHMIAQELRHMIRQTCFRISGGNHRLLIDLSYGLASDSLRSPDSISTLIDRANESLIKKDAIGMS, from the coding sequence ATGAACTGGATTACCCTGCACCAACGCAAGATCACAGTATTACTGCTATTAGTAATGGCGCTTATTACTATTAATTCCCAACTAGGCATTGCCAAAGAATGGTCTGAAATTGATTGGTGGGATGTAGTCGGAGAAGGAGGCAGTGCCATTGCAGCAGGTTTGTGGATGACATTTATTTTATTGTCTAGGCCCAAAGGACGAGTCACTGACTTGTTATGGTGTGGTTTGGCATGCCTATTCCTAGCCTTGTTTCAGGACTTCTTGGATGAGTTGTATGGTAATCCTCATCCGCAACATTGGAATGGTTGGATCGAAAGCGGATTTATGCCTCTTGGAATCATAATCCTCAGCTTGGGTTTACTCCATTGGCATAAAGAGCAGCAAGCCTTGAATCGTCAATTACAAAAACGCGAGGGTTATGTTCGCCAATACCATACTATTGATGAGCTAACTCAACTTTCTCAGGCAGAATTTATCAAAGACGTATTGGCCACTCAATCCATTCAAAATAGCCAGCAAACCATCGTCATGCTCGACATATGCGAGTTTAATAATTTCAATCGACATTATGGCTTTGATGCAGGGGACAAACTACTACAACAAGTTACCGATTTGCTATTAATCGGTATCCCAGATACGGCCATATTATGCCGCTATGCAGGTGATCGCTTTGCCTTAATCCTACCCAATACGAATCCTGAAGACGCCCATATGATCGCACAGGAGTTACGTCACATGATTCGCCAGACATGCTTTAGAATTAGCGGCGGCAATCATCGATTACTCATTGATCTTAGCTATGGGCTGGCTTCTGACTCCCTGAGAAGTCCTGACAGTATCTCGACACTCATTGATCGAGCCAATGAATCTCTTATTAAAAAAGATGCCATTGGTATGAGTTAG
- a CDS encoding AraC family transcriptional regulator: protein MLVTRQQYHERTHKVHLAQGQLLLLLDIIRIRKGKASLNTVLHGTGLFYEDLLKPETLISAEQILCCMKNAKRLFANDELAFLLGHRLWPGHYSQAAPLLSFCENLRQLVNVFENYGAELSPLLQPRFYWDEHYFYVQWIDAYGCDDLKPFLVSAHMSGLISCIRHLSQTHWPWTCFLSCKGNSQLDPLMTVHLGDFRTQAPLDVMRLPIRYLSQAFASASPSLFHAHQANVRSTIQPGLLYTIYDVLANNIDKELSLNDLADCFAMSSATLKRKLKTHQTQFKHLDGLSKLSVALYLFKEKEWENQKVASFLKYKDTANFRRAFKRWCGLTPSQFKQT, encoded by the coding sequence ATGCTTGTTACTCGTCAGCAATATCATGAAAGAACTCATAAGGTTCATCTTGCACAGGGCCAACTACTTTTATTGCTCGACATTATCCGTATTCGTAAAGGCAAAGCCAGTTTAAATACGGTTTTACATGGTACAGGTTTGTTCTATGAGGATTTACTCAAACCCGAAACATTAATTAGCGCGGAACAAATACTTTGCTGCATGAAAAATGCAAAGAGACTTTTCGCTAACGATGAACTGGCGTTCTTGCTAGGTCATCGTCTTTGGCCCGGCCACTATAGCCAAGCGGCTCCACTATTAAGCTTTTGCGAAAACCTGAGACAACTCGTTAATGTTTTTGAAAACTATGGAGCAGAACTTTCTCCATTGCTACAACCACGCTTCTATTGGGACGAGCACTATTTTTACGTACAGTGGATTGATGCCTATGGCTGTGATGATTTAAAGCCCTTTTTAGTTTCTGCCCACATGTCTGGTCTGATTTCTTGTATTCGACATTTATCACAAACCCACTGGCCATGGACTTGTTTTCTCAGCTGTAAAGGAAACTCACAATTAGATCCACTTATGACAGTTCACTTAGGTGATTTTCGCACACAGGCACCTCTCGATGTTATGCGATTACCTATCCGTTATCTGAGCCAAGCGTTTGCCTCCGCCAGCCCAAGTTTATTTCACGCACATCAAGCTAATGTTCGATCCACAATACAGCCAGGCTTGCTATATACAATATATGATGTGCTCGCAAACAATATAGATAAGGAATTGAGCTTAAATGACTTGGCAGATTGCTTCGCCATGAGTAGTGCGACACTCAAACGAAAACTAAAGACCCATCAAACGCAATTTAAACACCTTGATGGATTATCGAAATTAAGTGTTGCTTTGTATTTGTTCAAAGAAAAGGAATGGGAAAATCAGAAGGTAGCTTCATTTTTGAAATATAAAGACACGGCAAATTTCCGCCGCGCCTTTAAGCGCTGGTGTGGTTTAACCCCCAGCCAGTTCAAGCAAACTTAA
- a CDS encoding MBL fold metallo-hydrolase, with protein sequence MKFIASTLILLLSASLTLADVRFESKKLEDNIYTVFGAGGFTGGNHLLISGDDGVILVDTSMPDYADMLIATIDDLVDEDEVDFLINTHLHADHVANNGFFADEGATIIAHQGTYDTLKNKGLVSGGGVSDAGENMLPHVVFSQSMTLYLNGLTIELSHIPNAHTLSDIIVYIPEKNMIHVGDMLFNGIFPFIDLNNGGDVDGYIAGQKQILDMIDDETKVVAGHGPFASKADLKKAHDMLVDARSIIAMHKNKGKSEDEVVEANPLKKYHDDWNWGFITTERMTRQVYRGL encoded by the coding sequence ATGAAATTCATTGCTTCCACCCTGATTTTACTTCTAAGCGCTAGCCTAACTTTGGCTGACGTTCGCTTTGAGAGTAAAAAGCTCGAAGATAATATTTACACCGTGTTTGGTGCCGGAGGCTTTACCGGTGGTAATCATTTACTGATAAGTGGTGACGATGGCGTTATTCTCGTTGATACATCCATGCCGGATTATGCCGATATGTTGATAGCTACCATTGACGATCTTGTGGATGAAGATGAGGTAGACTTTTTGATTAACACCCACTTGCATGCCGACCATGTTGCCAATAATGGTTTTTTTGCTGACGAAGGTGCGACCATTATTGCCCATCAAGGCACCTACGATACGCTAAAAAATAAAGGTCTTGTTTCTGGTGGCGGCGTAAGTGACGCCGGTGAAAACATGTTGCCCCATGTGGTTTTTTCACAAAGTATGACGCTTTATTTAAATGGTCTTACGATTGAGCTTAGTCACATTCCTAACGCACATACCTTGAGTGATATCATTGTGTACATCCCTGAAAAGAATATGATTCATGTAGGAGATATGTTGTTCAACGGCATTTTTCCATTCATTGATCTAAACAATGGTGGTGATGTTGACGGCTATATTGCTGGGCAAAAACAGATCCTAGATATGATTGATGATGAAACAAAGGTGGTTGCGGGCCATGGTCCATTTGCTAGCAAAGCTGACTTGAAGAAAGCTCATGATATGCTGGTGGATGCTAGATCAATCATCGCCATGCATAAAAACAAAGGTAAATCGGAAGACGAAGTGGTAGAAGCCAATCCACTTAAAAAATATCACGATGACTGGAATTGGGGATTCATTACTACTGAGCGCATGACTCGCCAAGTATATCGCGGATTATAA
- a CDS encoding PAS domain-containing hybrid sensor histidine kinase/response regulator: MDSNLLHALTALYALESRQQLRLQGIKILLETQAFSEVSINPKPCIEHNKQCLDLGAGYFFNYLPSADKQQIAEALTKAFRSQYLACHATTQTHALEQIERLSHVGYWRWHVSENRVFYSPQWKAMLGYEDNEIKSDFSAWENLLHPDDRAEAERQVAYFFSHPHATNIVEFRLQCKNGQYRTIISKGRVESLQADNQTPDIIFGIHFPADELKGSQEDHQRLTTQLNRERTLRARAGEIADIGFWEVNLDTGYIYWNKKTRLIHGVDENYKPDLETAIEFYKAGYSRDTITQAVQTCLEHGTPYDVELEIVDIHGNEKWVRAIGIKDDSSDELRMFGLFQDVDQRKRAISELEQARHAAEEANRAKSVFLASMSHELRTPMNGVLGMLQLMEGSVKQEVNKRRLQIASNSAKNLLTILDDILDFSRIEAGKLVLDSTEFSMSELLSSLQELFNIEVEKKRSTIHIENLLQHDMYWGDEGRIRQMLINLIGNANKFTQNGQIIVRAQSGENRDLKLSVQDTGIGIPSDRLGQIFESFTQADSSTTRQYGGSGLGLTICKRLSELMNGTISVISEQGKGSEFTLHLPLREAECRQRTDQNVTFLPPVLSLDKSNILLVEDNEINQIVVSDMLKDLDAQIEICNNGKEAIDFLQSTETQFDCVLMDCQMPVMDGYEATCAIRRGVAGEAWTNVPIIALTANAMHGDKEKCLDAGMSDYLSKPVDMSDLQKAISPFLKIK, from the coding sequence ATGGATAGCAATTTATTACACGCATTGACAGCATTGTATGCTCTTGAAAGTCGCCAACAGCTGCGTCTGCAAGGCATAAAAATACTATTGGAAACACAGGCTTTCTCTGAGGTTAGTATCAACCCTAAGCCTTGCATTGAGCACAATAAACAATGTCTAGACCTTGGGGCTGGCTATTTCTTTAATTACTTGCCCTCTGCGGATAAACAACAAATCGCCGAAGCACTCACTAAAGCATTCCGTAGTCAGTACCTTGCCTGCCATGCGACGACGCAAACCCATGCATTGGAGCAAATTGAGAGGCTTTCACATGTTGGCTATTGGCGCTGGCATGTATCAGAGAATCGGGTTTTCTACAGTCCGCAATGGAAAGCCATGCTGGGTTATGAAGATAATGAGATTAAGTCTGATTTCAGTGCATGGGAAAACCTGCTTCATCCAGACGATCGTGCAGAAGCTGAACGTCAAGTCGCTTATTTTTTCAGCCATCCACACGCGACCAACATTGTAGAGTTCCGTTTACAATGTAAGAACGGACAATATCGAACGATTATATCCAAAGGCAGAGTCGAATCTCTGCAAGCAGATAATCAAACACCCGATATCATTTTTGGCATTCACTTTCCCGCCGATGAACTGAAAGGTTCCCAAGAAGATCACCAGCGATTAACCACACAACTCAATCGAGAGCGCACATTAAGAGCAAGGGCCGGAGAAATTGCCGATATCGGTTTTTGGGAGGTCAATCTTGATACTGGTTACATTTATTGGAATAAGAAAACCCGATTAATTCACGGTGTAGACGAAAACTATAAACCTGACTTGGAAACGGCTATCGAGTTCTATAAAGCTGGCTATTCTCGCGACACCATTACACAAGCCGTTCAAACTTGTCTTGAACACGGTACGCCATACGACGTCGAGCTAGAGATCGTGGACATACATGGTAACGAGAAATGGGTCCGCGCAATAGGTATTAAGGACGACAGCAGTGACGAGCTGAGAATGTTTGGTTTATTCCAAGACGTTGACCAACGCAAACGCGCCATTAGTGAATTAGAGCAAGCACGTCACGCTGCAGAAGAGGCTAATCGCGCAAAAAGTGTTTTTCTAGCCAGTATGAGTCATGAATTACGCACCCCAATGAACGGCGTACTAGGGATGCTGCAATTAATGGAAGGCAGCGTAAAACAAGAAGTGAACAAACGTCGATTACAGATTGCCAGTAACAGCGCCAAAAACTTACTGACCATCTTGGATGACATCTTAGACTTTTCTCGCATTGAAGCAGGGAAATTAGTGCTCGATTCCACTGAATTTTCTATGTCAGAATTGCTTTCATCGTTGCAAGAATTGTTCAACATCGAGGTCGAAAAGAAGCGAAGTACCATTCATATAGAGAATTTACTGCAACACGATATGTACTGGGGAGATGAAGGTCGTATCCGTCAGATGCTCATTAACCTGATTGGTAACGCGAACAAATTCACCCAAAATGGACAAATTATAGTAAGAGCCCAATCAGGAGAGAATCGTGATTTAAAACTTTCTGTTCAAGATACTGGAATAGGTATTCCAAGCGACCGTCTGGGACAGATCTTTGAATCGTTTACGCAAGCTGACTCCTCTACTACTCGCCAGTATGGAGGCTCTGGGCTGGGCCTTACCATCTGTAAGCGTTTAAGCGAACTGATGAATGGAACAATAAGTGTGATCAGCGAACAGGGTAAAGGCAGTGAATTCACGCTACATTTACCACTTAGAGAAGCTGAATGCCGTCAAAGGACCGACCAAAACGTGACATTCCTCCCCCCCGTTTTAAGCCTTGATAAATCAAACATTTTACTTGTCGAGGACAATGAAATTAATCAGATCGTGGTATCCGACATGCTGAAGGACTTGGACGCTCAAATTGAAATTTGTAATAACGGTAAAGAAGCCATTGATTTCTTACAGTCCACGGAGACACAGTTTGACTGCGTATTAATGGACTGCCAGATGCCAGTCATGGATGGCTATGAAGCAACCTGCGCTATTCGACGCGGTGTGGCTGGAGAGGCGTGGACAAACGTTCCCATCATAGCGCTAACCGCTAACGCCATGCACGGAGATAAGGAGAAGTGTCTTGACGCAGGCATGTCTGATTATTTAAGCAAACCTGTCGACATGAGCGATTTACAAAAAGCGATCTCTCCTTTTTTAAAAATCAAATAG